From a region of the Castanea sativa cultivar Marrone di Chiusa Pesio chromosome 10, ASM4071231v1 genome:
- the LOC142613381 gene encoding protein YLS7 isoform X2, with amino-acid sequence MTWASPKDSPRMTAYPRSVTWIVVSVGGLAFFLFFASWILISYPIGSTVRLYFYGFDSSQNMDLTIYPGNQTTTIVPRDDKDVNIVVNNTPSESDLQVPIDSNGGASRDKSNLAPESNSLVPISSMDKSNLASESNSQVPISSTSPPVSLESKETKDHIAPLPALSPALTKQEDAKPVADPSKSIEIDEQISLSLPNKSNSVDVGSNDTAVSSDSKSGAGQSSSSQSGHDTKNAPVDTGCDLYHGSWIYDTRGPLYTNNTCPVLTQMQNCQGNGRPDKEYENWRWKPSQCDLPRFDPKKFLELMRGKTLAFIGDSVARNQMESMLCILWQVEAPINRGNRRMQRYFFRSTSVTIARIWSSWLVKQTSEPFDFAPAGVAKLHLDAPDDNFMEFIPKFDVIVLSSGHWFAKQSVYILNNEIVGGQLWWPHKSRPKKVNNVDAFGISVETILTSLVTHPSYKGLTIVRSYSPDHYEGGAWNTGGSCTGKTKPLAVGELVENGFTQIMYKKQVSGFNRAIKKATNKSKLRLMDITEAFGYRHDGHPGPYRNPDPNKITKRGPDGKPPPQDCLHWCMPGPVDTWNEIVNEIIRREYEGNKGFPS; translated from the exons ATGACTTGGGCCTCTCCAAAAGACTCTCCTAGAATGACTGCATATCCGCGCAGTGTTACTTGGATTGTGGTTTCGGTGGGAGGATTggcattctttttattttttgcttccTGGATTTTAATCTCGTACCCAATTGGTTCCACGGTTCGTTTGTATTTCTATGGTTTTGATAGTTCGCAGAATATGGATTTGACGATCTATCCAGGAAATCAGACTACCACCATTGTTCCGCGTGACGATAAGGATGTAAATATAGTTGTTAATAATACACCATCTGAGTCTGATTTACAAGTGCCTATAGACTCGAATGGTGGTGCATCGAGGGATAAGAGTAATTTGGCTCCCGAGTCTAATTCCCTGGTGCCCATCAGTTCGATGGATAAGAGTAATTTGGCTTCTGAATCTAATTCACAGGTGCCCATCAGTTCAACTAGTCCGCCAGTCTCTTTGGAGAGCAAGGAGACAAAAGATCATATAGCACCTCTTCCTGCATTATCTCCTGCTTTAACAAAACAAGAGGATGCCAAGCCTGTTGCTGATCCCTCCAAGAGTATTGAGATTGatgaacaaatttctttgagtTTACCAAATAAGTCCAATTCTGTAGATGTGGGATCAAATGATACTGCAGTTTCCTCTGATTCCAAATCTGGGGCGGGGCAAAGTTCTTCTAGTCAGTCCGGCCATGATACCAAGAATGCGCCAGTTGATACCG GCTGTGATCTCTACCATGGAAGTTGGATTTATGATACAAGAGGGCCATTATACACAAACAATACATGCCCTGTATTGACACAGATGCAGAATTGCCAGGGGAATGGGAGGCCTGACAAGGAGTATGAAAATTGGCGATGGAAGCCTTCTCAGTGTGACCTCCCTCGATTTGATCCAAAGAAATTTCTGGAGTTAATGAGAGGGAAGACACTAGCTTTTATTGGTGATTCAGTTGCTCGAAACCAGATGGAATCAATGCTGTGCATTCTCTGGCAG GTAGAAGCTCCTATAAACCGAGGGAACCGGAGAATGCAACGGTATTTTTTCAGGTCAACATCTGTAACAATTGCTCGGATATGGTCCTCATGGCTTGTCAAGCAAACATCTGAACCATTTGATTTTGCTCCAGCGGGAGTGGCCAAGCTACACCTTGACGCCCCTGATGATAACTTCATGGAATTCATTCCAAAGTTTGATGTGATTGTCCTGTCTTCTGGCCACTGGTTTGCCAAGCAGTCAGTCTACATCTTGAACAATGAGATTGTGGGTGGGCAGTTGTGGTGGCCTCACAAGTCTCGGCCTAAAAAGGTTAATAATGTTGATGCATTTGGGATATCTGTTGAGACAATTCTCACTTCTCTTGTTACACACCCAAGTTATAAGGGGCTTACCATTGTTCGTTCCTATTCTCCTGATCATTATGAGGGTGGGGCCTGGAATACAGGCGGGTCCTGCACTGGAAAGACAAAGCCACTTGCAGTTGGTGAGTTGGTAGAAAATGGCTTTACAcaaataatgtataaaaaacAGGTTTCAGGTTTCAATCGTGCAATTAAGAAGGcaacaaacaaatcaaagtTGAGGTTGATGGATATCACTGAAGCCTTTGGGTACCGCCATGATGGACATCCAGGACCCTATCGAAACCCTGATCCAAATAAGATCACAAAACGCGGCCCAGATGGAAAGCCCCCACCACAGGATTGCTTACACTGGTGCATGCCAGGTCCAGTTGATACCTGGAACGAAATTGTGAATGAAATCATTAGGAGAGAATATGAGGGCAATAAGGGCTTTCCATCATGA
- the LOC142613381 gene encoding protein YLS7 isoform X1 has product MYFLFGKAMTWASPKDSPRMTAYPRSVTWIVVSVGGLAFFLFFASWILISYPIGSTVRLYFYGFDSSQNMDLTIYPGNQTTTIVPRDDKDVNIVVNNTPSESDLQVPIDSNGGASRDKSNLAPESNSLVPISSMDKSNLASESNSQVPISSTSPPVSLESKETKDHIAPLPALSPALTKQEDAKPVADPSKSIEIDEQISLSLPNKSNSVDVGSNDTAVSSDSKSGAGQSSSSQSGHDTKNAPVDTGCDLYHGSWIYDTRGPLYTNNTCPVLTQMQNCQGNGRPDKEYENWRWKPSQCDLPRFDPKKFLELMRGKTLAFIGDSVARNQMESMLCILWQVEAPINRGNRRMQRYFFRSTSVTIARIWSSWLVKQTSEPFDFAPAGVAKLHLDAPDDNFMEFIPKFDVIVLSSGHWFAKQSVYILNNEIVGGQLWWPHKSRPKKVNNVDAFGISVETILTSLVTHPSYKGLTIVRSYSPDHYEGGAWNTGGSCTGKTKPLAVGELVENGFTQIMYKKQVSGFNRAIKKATNKSKLRLMDITEAFGYRHDGHPGPYRNPDPNKITKRGPDGKPPPQDCLHWCMPGPVDTWNEIVNEIIRREYEGNKGFPS; this is encoded by the exons atgtat TTTTTGTTTGGAAAAGCTATGACTTGGGCCTCTCCAAAAGACTCTCCTAGAATGACTGCATATCCGCGCAGTGTTACTTGGATTGTGGTTTCGGTGGGAGGATTggcattctttttattttttgcttccTGGATTTTAATCTCGTACCCAATTGGTTCCACGGTTCGTTTGTATTTCTATGGTTTTGATAGTTCGCAGAATATGGATTTGACGATCTATCCAGGAAATCAGACTACCACCATTGTTCCGCGTGACGATAAGGATGTAAATATAGTTGTTAATAATACACCATCTGAGTCTGATTTACAAGTGCCTATAGACTCGAATGGTGGTGCATCGAGGGATAAGAGTAATTTGGCTCCCGAGTCTAATTCCCTGGTGCCCATCAGTTCGATGGATAAGAGTAATTTGGCTTCTGAATCTAATTCACAGGTGCCCATCAGTTCAACTAGTCCGCCAGTCTCTTTGGAGAGCAAGGAGACAAAAGATCATATAGCACCTCTTCCTGCATTATCTCCTGCTTTAACAAAACAAGAGGATGCCAAGCCTGTTGCTGATCCCTCCAAGAGTATTGAGATTGatgaacaaatttctttgagtTTACCAAATAAGTCCAATTCTGTAGATGTGGGATCAAATGATACTGCAGTTTCCTCTGATTCCAAATCTGGGGCGGGGCAAAGTTCTTCTAGTCAGTCCGGCCATGATACCAAGAATGCGCCAGTTGATACCG GCTGTGATCTCTACCATGGAAGTTGGATTTATGATACAAGAGGGCCATTATACACAAACAATACATGCCCTGTATTGACACAGATGCAGAATTGCCAGGGGAATGGGAGGCCTGACAAGGAGTATGAAAATTGGCGATGGAAGCCTTCTCAGTGTGACCTCCCTCGATTTGATCCAAAGAAATTTCTGGAGTTAATGAGAGGGAAGACACTAGCTTTTATTGGTGATTCAGTTGCTCGAAACCAGATGGAATCAATGCTGTGCATTCTCTGGCAG GTAGAAGCTCCTATAAACCGAGGGAACCGGAGAATGCAACGGTATTTTTTCAGGTCAACATCTGTAACAATTGCTCGGATATGGTCCTCATGGCTTGTCAAGCAAACATCTGAACCATTTGATTTTGCTCCAGCGGGAGTGGCCAAGCTACACCTTGACGCCCCTGATGATAACTTCATGGAATTCATTCCAAAGTTTGATGTGATTGTCCTGTCTTCTGGCCACTGGTTTGCCAAGCAGTCAGTCTACATCTTGAACAATGAGATTGTGGGTGGGCAGTTGTGGTGGCCTCACAAGTCTCGGCCTAAAAAGGTTAATAATGTTGATGCATTTGGGATATCTGTTGAGACAATTCTCACTTCTCTTGTTACACACCCAAGTTATAAGGGGCTTACCATTGTTCGTTCCTATTCTCCTGATCATTATGAGGGTGGGGCCTGGAATACAGGCGGGTCCTGCACTGGAAAGACAAAGCCACTTGCAGTTGGTGAGTTGGTAGAAAATGGCTTTACAcaaataatgtataaaaaacAGGTTTCAGGTTTCAATCGTGCAATTAAGAAGGcaacaaacaaatcaaagtTGAGGTTGATGGATATCACTGAAGCCTTTGGGTACCGCCATGATGGACATCCAGGACCCTATCGAAACCCTGATCCAAATAAGATCACAAAACGCGGCCCAGATGGAAAGCCCCCACCACAGGATTGCTTACACTGGTGCATGCCAGGTCCAGTTGATACCTGGAACGAAATTGTGAATGAAATCATTAGGAGAGAATATGAGGGCAATAAGGGCTTTCCATCATGA